The DNA window AGTTCTGTCGCGATAAAACCTGCCGGGATGCTTCGTTCTACGGCTTCTCGGGCGACGATGGCGCTTCGTCTTCTATTCCACCAGCGGGTGTTAACACCGTTCCCTGGGTCGATCCCTATAATCCGGAGATCTGGTCGCAGCCGTCAAACATGCCAAAACAGACTATTTACGCTCACCAGGGGAATTGGACTATAGGCCGTACGTCATTTCTGTCTCACCTTTTTGGACCGAACATCATGAGCTAACGATGTTATAGGTCTGCTTGCCGGGGGCACCTTGATTCTAGTGCTGATTGCTTTCACGGCTAGTGCGGTATATGGCGTTCGCTACTATCGGAAGCACCAGCAACAGTTCGTCAATCTACACGAGTCTGCCGAGCCCTTGAACGGTATGGCTGAGCGGAAGTTCTCCCCAATAAGGACAGCCAACATGCCCTGGTGGCATTGGCGCCGGTGGACcggagaggatgatgagccgCACTACTTCCCGCTGTCGGAGCTGAGTCCTCAGTAGGAGCGGATGGAATGAATTTATTCATTGTACATATAGTCTGGGGTCGACTACATTTGGGAGGTAACACATAACCTGCTGTCGACGACGGTGATTCCAGTGCGCTTGAGCAGCAGCTTTGGCACCTTCAAGATTGCAAAGCACTTTCAAGTAATATAGTCTTAGACAATATGTATATTATAGGATAGAGTGTTTTCTTATTCAAAAATCAATCTTAAGTTGTTAAGTAAAGTTAGTAGGACTCGACGGTATAGATTAAGGATAACGAAGCGATTCATACCTCCTTAGGTGAGTTTAGATCCCAAGCCGCGCCATCTACTGTATGTTTATATACTGGCCATAACCGTAAAGTGGTGTAGTATCGACTGGGAGTTCCTACACCCGAATGGGATAGGGAAACACCACTTAGGACTTGGGTAAGTTTGGGGTTCTGGCTCATGGTCGTACAAGTACTCGTACAAGGCGTGGGTCTTGCCAAGGCCAATGCCCCCCAAGCATTAGGTAGCACTCGAAATACTAAAGGACACCCCCGCTTGAGACTACTGTTGCGTATGGTATCATAGATTCTAACTAATTATTAGGAAGCCTTTCGCCACCAATTGCTAGGGGCAGTCTGCTTTGATTTCTGAGTTGGTTTAGGACATTTGCTGCTCTAGCTGACTGGCCATGGCACCTGTTGGCGCGAGGCTCTTGTTTGTGTTTTGCTTTATGTTTAGTTCACGAGAATTTCGGGATTTTATCGAGCTGGGCCTGTATGAGCAGATACGAGTCTCGTGGGTACGGTTTGCCTTGAAGTGGTTTGCCTTAAAGTGGTTTGCCTTAAAGTGGTTTGCCTTAAAGTGGCACACCTGTCTGCAGCCTTGTTTCGCGGGGCCCGTTTCGCTGATATTAGTATGTATTGCCATCCGAACTATGCCTTGCTAATTTTAGAATCAAGCGTATCATTGATTATCTTAATAATCTTTGATATGGTCAATGtccaaaaagagaaaacTTTCTCATAAAAGACATGACTCGCTCGTTTCCTATACGGTTCTCCTGAGGCCCGACCTGGcttccatcttctttctttttggttcCATTTTCCTTTCAAGCCAAGCGACACATCCACACCGTCGCCAAGATGCGCCCTCTCGTATTTCTATCAGGACTACTCCTGTGCTCTCTCGGTGGCCTTGCCCACCATGATGGGCCAGACTGGCCAGCCGAACACTTTGAGACAGGGACATGGTCCCCCCCTCACCTTCTGCTTGGCAAGTCTGGGAATTACAACCCAGGCAGCATCTTCATTAATGTCCGAACTAATATCGAGACGGATACAGGTCAAGCCCCAACCATATACGACAACGATGGCGAGATGATATGGCAAGGCGTCCGGAGGAAGACCATGGATTTCAAGATGCAAAAGCTCTTCGGCGAGGACGTCATTACGTACTGGGATGGTGAGACCAACATGCTAGGCTATGGGTATGGTCgcgtccacatcctcgacactTCGTACAAGGAGATCTATGTTATCACTCTCCCAGACCAAGGATTCGTGGCGAACGATGGGAAGAAGCGAGAGACCTATGTCGACGTCCATGAGCATCTCATTACCCCCAAAGGAAATATAATTGTCTCTGCTATCAACATCACGCAGGGCGACACTAGCATGCGGCCAGAGGGCTACCCGGGAGCTTGGATTATTGACTGTCTATTTTATGAAATCGATATCAAAACCAACGAGATCTTGTTCGGCTGGAGCGCATATGACCACCGGGAATTCCTACCCCTAGAGAGATCTAAATTAGACATGGGATCGAATGGTGAACATGGCGAGTCGCAGGTGAAGCCGTGGGACGCCTACCACATCAATTCCATTCAGTACACAAACCACGGCTACCTGGTCTCCGTCCGCTACTTCTTCGCCGCGCTGTATCTAAACTTTGACGGAACTAAACGCTGGATGCTTTCGGTAAGTCGTCATCTCTCTAATCAACGATTTTGCTAATCCCTTCAAGGGCGCCGATGATAATGAAGGTGATATCCAAAACGACGCCCATTTCGCCTGGCAGCACGATATGCGCGTGTTCAACGAGACCGACGACAGCATGGTAATTACGGTATTTGACAACGACGTTCCCGTTCGAGATTTGACGGCGACGCACGAATCAACCGGCGTCGCCGTCCACGTGGACCTAAAAAACATGACGGGGACTGTGTTCCGCCACGTCAATTCGCACGACCATGATCCTGCTGAAGCTAAGACCCAAGGCAGTCTCCAGCTTCTAGACTACAACAACACAGCCCACATGCTTGCAAGCTATGGCTCTTTCCCGAAATTTAGGGAATTCGACGGTGATGGGAACATCGTGATGATGGGCCAGTTTGGTTACTCCGGCCATGCGCAGGCTTATCGTACACTCAAATACCCCTGGCATGCAATCCCGCACTACCCGCCTGTCGCGGTGGCCAAATATCTTTCCAAATACACGAGCGATATATACGTGTACATGAGCTGGAATGGATGCACCGAGTACGATAACTGGAACATCTACTCCGTGTCCGGGTTCGAGTCTACTATCGACCAGGGAACTTTGCTGGATAACCACCGCCGGAATGGCTTTGAAACGAGTGCCAGTCTACGTGATCCGAATGCCAAGTTCTTGATTGTTGAAGCCTTGCAGGGCGACAAGTCCCTGAGAGTCTCGGAAGTCATTGAGGTCCCTAGGGCCTTTGAGGACAAGAATGAAAAGTCATCGAGATTCCTCCGACAATCATTGAGAGGGATGAACTGAAATCATGAGCAACGACACTGCTAGATTTGGCTTTGCATATTGGCGTTTACCGGACGTGGGATATATTATCATGCGTTGGCGGTTGTATATATAAACATATGGCAGAATCTAGACCATACGATGTCCCATAATGGAAGTGCAAATCACGAATTGAATAAATCTTTGATTAAAGTAAACCTGGGGATGCCTAACAATAAATGGGCGGAATAACTAATAATAGACTAATAAAAAAATAAGAAATAGGTGGTGAGAGTCTTGTTCTTGACAACATATCATCAGTAGAACAACTATTCATTTGCTCTAGCTTGCCTCTAGATAAAGTCGCTATGCGGGATTGCTGTGAGACCTGGCAGACAGCCAAGAAAATAGATACCATAGCCCTATGTGGCCCTAAACGCACATTTTTTAAACCTAATTTGTAGAATAGAAATGATGACAAATTAAAAACAAAAAGGAGAAGGTGACCGTCTTTCCTCTGAGGCCACCCCCACCTAGGCACAATAACCCAACACCACGACGAGACGACTTGTGCACATTATATTGGAGAAGTTCGAACAATTTCATTCTTGCTAGATCTCGTTCTCACGCTCTTCTTTGCTATCGGAAGCAGAACTACTACTGTAGTTCTTGTCTTTTCTGAGGTAGTTATCTGGTTGGTATGAGTCGTGTAAAGGGCTAAGTCGAGTTGAGATGCCAATCAAAGAAGCCGATTGCAATTTGATAAAAGCGTAGAGAGAAGAGCTACCTAGGCACGCGAAGTTAACAAACAATGGGCGTGGGCTACGTGCTTATATGTGATTAGATAGCGCCCCTAGCCCGTTACATACCCCCCCTTCCGCAATGCAGAGACTGTAACCAAGTTATGCATAAAAGAACGCATTGCTCTAATAGGTCGGAcaggtagaaatttgaaattaatggcgttggtggtctaatAAATTGATTTAAAATAATTGTAATTGGGtaggtggcccactcgccgGGGAATTACGTTATCACACGATATTAGTTCTGAATACCCTCATAGAATTCTAATATAGATACAAAACCACATATCAAACTATGCATATGCTCCACCATTATATAGCCCTTATTAAGCTCTATTCATCTAAATATTCAAAAATTATGAAGATTAAAGGGTGACCCAATTCCCGACTTTTGCTACTTACCACGTCTGGCGGGTTAGATAGCACCGAGCCATGTTTTTAAAACTCCAATTGACACGAGGGAGATGGGCCTTAGACCCACTTGTCTACCTCGCCCATCCTATGTAACTTCTCCCTCGGACTAGCAACAAAAAATTAGGTATTCTAGGGCTATGGTCATATTTTCTCAGGGCGACGAGGCGCGGATGGTAAAAAAACTAACCATGTATTGCCCACTTCTTCTATTCTCTTGCGAAGAACCGCGGCCACATGCCTTTTTAGGCTCCCTCTAAGGTTGCAATGAAAGCCTAAAGGGTTGCGGGGAAGCGGGTCGCGTTATTTGCCGATTAACTCTATTTAACAGGATTTGCGACCGGCTTAATCCAGTTATGGAACGTGAGGCAAACTGGTCGTTCGGTATTTCGGACTGGCTTACGCCGAAGAAATCAGAATATAAGAAATTGAAAACGAAGTACGATTGCGCACACAATGAGTAGTTTCGTTTTCATCGCGAGGCACTAATTTGCGACAATGCGAAAATACTCAACTCTCAGTTTGGCTATTGAACTAGCACTACTACTAGCCAGCGCCAGCGCAGCAAAACCGGATTCATCGAGTTTGCACCTGTGAGTAGACAATGGCGCCTTAAAAGTCACAGATGTTTACGCCCAAAAATCAGAAGCAATTTGCAAGGCTATGAATTTAAACCCGTACGGGTGAGCGTTGGGAGCGAGACAAGCTTGGATACACAGCCTTTTGCCCACTTCCAACTCAACGCCAAAACGCCAGTAGCCACGGTCGACTTTGGCACCGAACGAGCAGGTTACCCCTTTTTCGTGGTTGGACATGTAAATCAACCAGTTCAAGTGGAGGTTAAGTATGCGGAGCAATTCAATGCCCTCAACCAATCTTACTCCGACGGGCCCTATCCGTGGGCTCCAGGCTTGACCAACTGCTTTCGTGTTGAGACTTTCAACGTTACACAATCAGGCAGGATTGTATCACGTCTGATTCAAGGCGGCCAGAGGTGGCATAGCTTCAAGATACTGAATCCCAGCAGCATCCTTATCACAGAAGTCGGCCTGGTTGCGACTATTGATCCTCGAGATACCGACCAAGTCCCAGGCCAGTTCTCTTGTGATGATAGTATTCTTAATGATATCTGGGCACTCGGTGTCCGCGCTAGTTTGGGCGCCTGTGTAGCTAAAGAGAGCCAAGGGCCAGTTTGGGAAGTTGACTTACACGACGGTGTCCACATTCGATCAACAGCACCATCGCACAGTCTCTCTGCATCCCAACACGCGACTTATACTCTGGAATTTGAAACTAAGATCATTCGAGGCGGGTTGTGGTGGAGCGTTGTAAGAAAGCTGCGTTACGAGACAAAAGTATACCCTGCTGATTATTCCACAGGCCTACCCCCTCTATTCTCTCTCAGGTCTACATCTGCTGCTTGTTGGAGAGCAACCCGCGGAAACTAGGTTTTTGAACACAGATTCATTCTTGAAACCGAACAGCATCATACTGGCTTCTGGATACGCCTTCGTACAGCAAACAACGCTGCCCTCTTCAATCCTCGGTTCATATGATGTACCCTTCTCGGTGAAGGAAGGCGAGTGGCACCGACTCAGAACTGTACTTGCCAATACGGGCAACCTATCAGTTTTACTTGATGGAATTGAGATCTTCAACGAAGCGTTACCTGAGCAGAGTCTCTTTGGAGCATTCGGTTTCGGCGCCtggcaagatcaagaagctTACGTTCGTAACGTCGCGATGTGGGATACTGCTGCAGGCACGATATTTTATAATAACTCGATGACGGCCCTTGAAGTTCTTGCAGATTACGGAACACAAAGTAATCTCGCTTCAGTGTGCCTGGATGGAGCTAAGAGAGACCGACTTGTATGGCTGGGTGATTTTTATCACACGGCTCGCATCATCGGCGTCAGTACATCACGCTACGACCTCTCAAAAAGCACTCTTCAATTTGTTTTAGACACGGAAATTGCAGATGGTCAAGTCAATGGTGCTTCTGCTATGTCGTATAATCCAGCGCATGAAACACCTTTCATAGGCGCCGGGGGGCTTTTAGGCCAGCCTGACTACCAAATTGTCGGTGCCATGGCGTTTTATGAGTATGTGCGTCAAACTAACGACCTGGACTGGGTTCGAAGTACATGGCACAAGTGGAAACTTCATGCTGAGTACCTCATAAGCGAGATAAACTCTACGGATAACCTCATATATCTAGCCTCAGGGTTCATCGGACCGGCTGCTGGTAGCTCGGCAGAATCGTGCGCATTTGTTCAAGCCATTAAAGGCATGTCagaggtggcggaggcaATCGGCGATGCAGAATCGGCGAGAACTTTCAATTTAGCTGCGGACCAAGTCACGAATGGCATCAATTCTCATTTGTGGAACAACAACTTGGGTGCATACGCTTGGCAAGTATCTGATCCAAGTTCCATCTCTACCGCAGGGACTGGTCTTTGCATAACGAGTGGCGTTGCTTCTCCGAACCAGATCTTGCGCTCTCTGTCAGCCGTTGATTCTCTAAAGAACGAGATTGGATACATGGATGCATCAAGCTCTTCCACTTCGGACAACATTTCTCCATTCACGAATGGCTTCCTACTCCCTGCATTTTTTATGGGGAACTCCAGTACTTACGAGGCTGGTCTATCGCTGATAAAGGGTCTCTGGGGCGCCATGCGTGACGATATACATACCATGAGCGGTGGCAGCTGGGAGTATGTCAAGCCTTCGGGGGAGCCTGGACTAGATTGGTTCACCAGCCTCTCGCACCCATGGGGTGGTGCCGCCACATACGTGCTTACAGAGTATGTCACTGGGCTCCGGGCTGAGAAAGGAGTCGCCGGCTTTGGGCATCGTGCGTGGATTGTGGCACCTGAGGTGGGAATCGATCTGGGACTTACAACAGCCAGCGCCGACGTTTTGACCCCACAAGGACTGCTTTCGGTGCAGTGGGAAGTAGACAATGGCCATTTGCTAGTCAAGATCAAAGCCCCAGTCAATACGAAGGGCACAATAGTGTTCAGGAGACGACAAGAACATCTTGAGGGACGAGAACAATACGACGTTTCCATCCCACTCTAAGAATGGGGGACAAAAAAAACAGGATTCCAAGGACAGCACATATAACACATCAATGTGGAAACTCAGCATCATCCAATAGTTTATGACGACTCATCCTACCACTCATCACATTAATTTTTCGCAAAACGCCAAAAGTGCTGGCAACAAGGTCCATCAAAATCTTTAAACAATGCGGGCGATATTTCGTATCGTCCCTAGTTTGGATGCTGCAAAAAGATGAAGTTGCTACAGGAAGTGGGTTTACGAAGATAGACTGTACTTCAAGATATTTATTCAATAGCTAGAGCTGTGGATACGCAGTTGCATACAAATCTCATCAATTAGATGTAATTGTAAAACAGAAATGGGCTATTCTATTACTATCTTAGAGCTTCATCTGATAATAATCATTTATTGCGGAATATCCTGGAGTTGACATCCCATTAGAACACAAGCCCAGTATGATCTGGATTCCGATCCTTTCATCTATAAAAGATCATTAGTAGTCGCAGGACGTCTTGACCATGAAAAGGTAGGAATGGGAACTGAAAAGTTTCAAGAGTTAGCGGAACAAACGTCGGCTATTTTACGTTTGGCTGCACATGTCAACTACGCTCACTCATATGCCAACCACCGCAATGCTAATGATCTTGAAACTGCAACGTTGCTTCGACTGCAGAAAGTCCGCATTTTATGTCTTTTATCTCGGCATATGGACCAGCTGGACTGATTAATGACTACCGCAGTGTGGGAGAGAATGACTCTCCAATGAAGTACATCGAAGTAGTCTAGTAGGAGAATGGATATGGTCAAAGCGAGGCTCGGAAAAATGGATCTACGATGCTATTCAGTCGTTTTTTCAAATCACAATTTATCGTCCAGTTTTAGTCTTTTGTCACAGCGTGACGGGAGTGGGAAATTCCTCTGACGTCAGTAGCCGGTTGATGCTCAGCTGCCTTCGGTTTAAATGCTTTCCAACTATGGGAAATCAAAGGAGAAACTTCATTCCGGTGGACTATCTTACTGCTGCAATGCTACAGATATCCAAGTTGGACAAA is part of the Penicillium psychrofluorescens genome assembly, chromosome: 4 genome and encodes:
- a CDS encoding uncharacterized protein (ID:PFLUO_005804-T1.cds;~source:funannotate) — encoded protein: MRPLVFLSGLLLCSLGGLAHHDGPDWPAEHFETGTWSPPHLLLGKSGNYNPGSIFINVRTNIETDTGQAPTIYDNDGEMIWQGVRRKTMDFKMQKLFGEDVITYWDGETNMLGYGYGRVHILDTSYKEIYVITLPDQGFVANDGKKRETYVDVHEHLITPKGNIIVSAINITQGDTSMRPEGYPGAWIIDCLFYEIDIKTNEILFGWSAYDHREFLPLERSKLDMGSNGEHGESQVKPWDAYHINSIQYTNHGYLVSVRYFFAALYLNFDGTKRWMLSGADDNEGDIQNDAHFAWQHDMRVFNETDDSMVITVFDNDVPVRDLTATHESTGVAVHVDLKNMTGTVFRHVNSHDHDPAEAKTQGSLQLLDYNNTAHMLASYGSFPKFREFDGDGNIVMMGQFGYSGHAQAYRTLKYPWHAIPHYPPVAVAKYLSKYTSDIYVYMSWNGCTEYDNWNIYSVSGFESTIDQGTLLDNHRRNGFETSASLRDPNAKFLIVEALQGDKSLRVSEVIEVPRAFEDKNEKSSRFLRQSLRGMN
- a CDS encoding uncharacterized protein (ID:PFLUO_005805-T1.cds;~source:funannotate); this encodes MSYNPAHETPFIGAGGLLGQPDYQIVGAMAFYEYVRQTNDLDWVRSTWHKWKLHAEYLISEINSTDNLIYLASGFIGPAAGSSAESCAFVQAIKGMSEVAEAIGDAESARTFNLAADQVTNGINSHLWNNNLGAYAWQVSDPSSISTAGTGLCITSGVASPNQILRSLSAVDSLKNEIGYMDASSSSTSDNISPFTNGFLLPAFFMGNSSTYEAGLSLIKGLWGAMRDDIHTMSGGSWEYVKPSGEPGLDWFTSLSHPWGGAATYVLTEYVTGLRAEKGVAGFGHRAWIVAPEVGIDLGLTTASADVLTPQGLLSVQWEVDNGHLLVKIKAPVNTKGTIVFRRRQEHLEGREQYDVSIPL